The Branchiostoma floridae strain S238N-H82 chromosome 17, Bfl_VNyyK, whole genome shotgun sequence genome has a window encoding:
- the LOC118404381 gene encoding tyrosine-protein kinase receptor Tie-2-like, producing MFQFSVKEEFTQMKCVSGDASSLSFGANEPFRYPSASFGPTAIRPESWDGQMVWFFAGAGADKAGVFHCAAVMPSGQEVKVSTVKMTQPATVLPKHFTITARPGDTVNFYTQLNGSFAESVRWKKNGVLQQNMAGGKVMTLYDVGQSDAGIYETFLDGRESERSHAIARLIVTRCADGFWGPGCDQTCPKCYNGGVCHEDIGECICPPGFKGPTCETVNV from the exons ATGTTCCAGTTCTCCGTTAAAGAGGAGTTCACCCAGATGAAGTGTGTCTCCGGAGACGCGTCTTCGCTGAGTTTCGGAGCAAACGAACCCTTTCGGTACCCTTCGGCAAGCTTCGGGCCGACGGCGATTCGACCCGAGAGTTGGGACGGCCAAATGGTCTGGTTCTTTGCGGGGG CTGGTGCGGATAAGGCAGGTGTGTTCCATTGTGCTGCGGTCATGCCGTCAGGTCAAGAGGTCAAGGTCAGCACGGTCAAGATGACGCAACCAG CCACGGTCTTGCCGAAGCACTTCACCATAACAGCGCGTCCTGGCGACACCGTCAATTTCTACACCCAACTCAACGGTAGTTTCGCCGAGTCCGTCCGCTGGAAGAAAAATGGCGTCCTCCAACAGAACATGGCGGGCGGGAAGGTCATGACCTTGTatgacgtgggccaatcagatgCTGGTATCTACGAGACCTTTTTGGATGGGAGAGAATCAGAAAGATCACACGCCATTGCTAGACTCATCGTTACAA GATGTGCTGACGGCTTCTGGGGCCCCGGATGTGACCAGACGTGCCCGAAGTGTTATAACGGCGGAGTCTGTCATGAGGACATAGGGGAGTGCATATGTCCTCCTGGGTTCAAGGGGCCGACCTGTGAAACAG TGAATGTTTGA
- the LOC118404380 gene encoding uncharacterized protein LOC118404380, translated as MERRVLLLTVVMLGTGVMAAHGGGNYQTVHLQDHCGDSVTLGKTGHIKWEGPTDGADCFVILCAEPEQKIVLQFLTMDILPPSNTSFKGCTTNRLALYNGNYGDFFASYDRKVCTKSRDFISAKSNISLHLRTNFSGHGNFDIMFTTYYFSPEGHCPAGNFFKCSNDRCIDKGLTCDGVYNCGSDDRSDESIFRNEARCPEPGINLTFAEIMGIAIGSFGLLAVGGLCCYVFIFKGCGQTRPSRFNRRSRRRHDRASQGDIAMTPLTSLQEVRHKEVRSSAHTVSSHRSGPAASAPEKKSPTMPPKPIVMGAVSKSIPLEIVDISESTSKR; from the exons ATGGAGAGGAGGGTTCTGCTGCTGACTGTGGTGATGTTAGGCACAGGTGTGATGGCTGCGCACGGAGGAGGCAACTACCAGACAG TGCATCTACAGGACCACTGTGGGGATTCCGTGACCCTGGGAAAGACCGGACACATCAAATGGGAGGGCCCCACTGACGGGGCCGACTGTTTCGTCATCCTGTGCGCGGAACCTGAACAGAAGATCGTCCTGCAGTTCCTAACCATGGACATCCTCCCGCCGAGTAACACCAGCTTCAAGGGATGCACCACCAACAG acTGGCCCTCTATAACGGCAACTACGGTGACTTCTTCGCTTCTTACGACCGAAAAGTCTGCACCAAGTCCAGAGACTTCATCTCCGCTAAGAGCAACATCTCCCTGCACCTGCGCACTAACTTTTCCGGACACGGGAACTTCGACATCATGTTCACCACTTACTACTTCAGTCCGGAAG GTCACTGCCCGGCAGGAAACTTCTTCAAGTGTTCGAATGACCGCTGCATCGACAAAGGCCTGACCTGTGACGGCGTCTACAACTGCGGAAGTGACGACCGCAGCGACGAGTCAATATTCCGGAACGAGGCTAGGTGCCCCGAGCCTG GCATCAACCTGACGTTTGCTGAGATCATGGGGATCGCGATCGGCAGTTTCGGCCTGCTGGCAGTGGGTGGGCTCTGCTGCTACGTGTTCATCTTCAAG GGCTGCGGCCAGACGCGCCCGTCCCGCTTTAACCGCCGCTCCCGTCGGAGACACGATCGGGCCAGCCAGGGCGATATCGCCATGACACCGCTCACTAGTCTGCAGGAGGTCCGGCACAAG GAGGTCAGGAGTTCGGCGCACACTGTGTCCTCCCACCGCAGCGGACCGGCGGCGAGCGCTCCCGAGAAGAAGTCTCCGACCATGCCGCCGAAACCCATCGTCATGGGCGCCGTGAGCAAGAGCATCCCGCTGGAGATAGTGGACATATCTGAGAGTACTAGTAAACGGTAA